The window ttttatgttgccTTTGGCTGAAGTTAAAATTTGATTGAATTTAGTGGAAATATTTCTCTGTTATTTTCACTATTCTCATTCTTACTTTTTGGGATTTCAGACTGTCAGATCATAAATCCTTGATAATATGTCGATTACACGACTTTTTAATATTCAGATCATTTGttcaatgaaaagaaagagtGATCATATCTGTCAGAGAAAAAGGCTAATTTTGTAGAAATGTTCAACAGCTTTCCATGCAGAGAACCTCATGAGCTATATAAAAGGGTTTCCTTCTGACTCATCATTAATACCAACAACCCTTATTCGAACACTGTGGTAACTCTAATGCTCACATGTTCACTAGCCTTTCTAAGGTTGATGAGGAAGGAGAAGTTTGCTAATGGTGGCGAGTGTCCAGACCCCCTGATGTGTGTGCCCACCAAGACCACAAATATGAACACTGCTCAGGGCATGGGCCATGCAGTCCACATTAGAGCAAATACTCACACTCGGCTTCATAAACATTATGAGGTCCTTTTGTGGCGACCCCTGAGACCTTTTGACACTCCCCGTTGGGCCttaaaaacaaaccaagagaAGGTTTCTTTTTACTCATCTATTcttgcaaaaaaatttttaatgggCTTGAAGAAGACTCAATACAGATATCTCAAAATTCAACTCACCTTCACCTTCATCAATAATCATTTATCAGGAGGTATTTGGTTCCATAtggtcttttcaatttttttttttttttgccatcagCATTCTAAGAGATGCATCTTTGAAAACTTCAATGACCAATTGATGTTGAAACTCATGGTCTGAATTGTAACAGACTATGCTTCCTAtgaatgatttctcatttttaatttctcctagGTCTTGGTTAAAACATATTCAAGTCTTTCAGGATGTAATTGTCATATTTGTGAAGTTATTTCAAGGACCGGCATGGGAGTTTATTTATACACACTTTGGCATTGGTGTAACGATTGAGTCTTTCTTGTGTGCAATGATTTCAATTTGAACCATGAAGATGAGTCATTCTATATAACCTATAtgttacatgtatattttatatagattttaaatatttgcctCACTATCCCAATATCCACATAATACTAATCATCCTACAAATATTAATTTCCATGTTAAATATATATCGATTGTTTCAATATCATCATAGAAAATTTCAGCTGGAGAATCATGATTGACATGGATTAATGTGTACATCCTGCTCTTTTGAATTCATCCTTAAAGCTAATGGATGCAATCTATTTGCAATagacagaaaatggaaagagtCCAACACACATGCTGGGGTCACATGGACCTTTGCACTCAGCTCAGGATTTCAACGGAAGAGTCTTTGCAAACTGTCTCAGAGTCTCTACGTAAGAAATGTGGTTCAACAGGATCTCAAAACCACAATATCCTTCAAGTAAACACCACTAGTGGTGAGTCTCTAGGGTGCTCCTGTTGATGTCCATCTTCCTCAAATGCAAGAACACACATACATGAGAGAGGTCAGAAGACTCAATTCTGTAAGCATCATGAAGACATCTCACCATGGATTGAAGCCCAGCCCATATCAGAAGTGAACTCTTTAGTTCCTTAACATGGGGACAATTTTCACTTACTTAACGTAGAAGGTGATGGCTAACTTCTCACAATCATCAATACATTCAAGGTGACGTAAACGGATTCTCATATCTGCATATTCACTAATCTTCTCTACGTCATCAGCTCCCTTGAGAATGGTGCGCCATTCCCCAGTGATCTGCAAAGAAAAGTTTCCCTGGGAATGGCTACTGGCTCCTCCTTCTCGTCTCTCATCCATACTTATTAGAACCATGGCAGCTGGTTTAGCTCAGTAGAAAACAACAAACCCAGTCAGGAGGTAGCCAAgcaagctctgctctccagaGGAAGAATCCCATCAGAAAAGGTCAGATTTCCACAGGGAGCATGGAATTGAGAGGCTCTGAAACATCAGCACCAAATGCATGGGATCTAGTAGGTGACACTGTGGcactttaacattttattaacttACTTACTTCAGGAGGAATGTGATAGTCACAGAAAGAGTAAAAATTCAGAAGTAAAGAAGGATCATCTCATAATTATAGATGTATGTGGACTGAGATGCTCCTAAAATCCCATGTTACTTAAAATTGAGATAtttggggagaaagagagaaagaaggagagaggaagagatcaCCCCCAAGATCAGCCCATCCAGGTACCTTTGCTGGGTCAAACGCGGATGAAGCACAGATCAGAGCGAATCCGAGAGCGAGCAGAAAGGTCTTCATCTTGATGAGATCTGTCTTCCTGTCCTTCAGGAGATCAAGGTAGATGAGCGATTGAAGAGAACAAGATTGATTCCTCTTTAAATAGTATTGATGGCTTGGCATGAGCATCAATGGATCCATTGTTTTTCATCCTCACCTTCTGTTTGTTCAGTGCTTCCTGGTTGGCTTGAATGGGCTGTCCAGGACCTTCATATGTAACTAATGAGATTAATATTAGCAGAAGCTTAAGTTTGACCAGATCATTGACCTTTATATAACACTCATGCACAAAGCCTGTCATTGACTCCATTGACAGTAAtgtgtattttctctttgattctgATGGCTGTAATggaaaatcaagaacaaaaacTTCTTTAACATTTGGGTTGAATGCTTAAAGTTACTTCTAAAATCAAAGATGGTACCCTGTGGCCTAACCAAATTAGACTAAGGCATCTCGACCTCAAATGCAAGGTAACAAGGCATCTCTCAAACAagtctgtggtgagccgttcctgcggactgtggtcgccattacatgatggcgcttgctccgctgtggtctgtgaaggacaactccatatcagagagagttggcgtgttgtcaactccttatcagagagagttggcgtgttgttttctagcaccctgtgagaagggtccacgtggcagcttcgcattggggttcgcggtgctttattaaggctgggaggggcatccgagaattattagaaaaatatcaagggcctgaataaactgctgaaagaagattcctgagtcgcgtctcctttgcgggcaagggggtcgtgacacaaGTCCATGTTTAAATTGTagaaaatattaccaaaatgtaataataataataatttcaatctGGCCTCTTgtctatttattatatatatgtgtatatatatattctatttttttaattgagatgcATCTTACCTTAAGTTATCCAGTTGAATTTCCCCTTGGGTCAACCACCACATTAGATCAACCACAGGCAATCACATTGAGAGAACCAGGGCACTTGCTATAGGATCCACTCCAACGGTACCTGTGAGGATCCTGTAGGTTGGATTTTTGATCCTGGTTTTCTTCTGGAAGTTTGGAAGTCTCTTGTCTATTTCCTACATTTTTGTACCAATTTGAtatgagttttgtgcagggtgagggaTAGGAGtcctactttatttttctacaaatagCTATCCAGTTTCCCTCATAACAAGTCTGACTTCCCCAAGAACATATTTTAGTCAACAAGTCAGTCATCAGATGCCTAGACTCATGTGACCTTGTCTCAGTGTCCTCTGTTCTATTTCTTAGGACTTCATGCTCATATTACCAGGCTCTTTTTACTATACCGATCTGTAGTATATTTTCAGATCAGGTATTTTTTGCCTCCTGCTTTGACTatcttacttattatttttttttcgctctggggtctcttattcttccaaatgcatttaaaacattttatttccaatTCTGGGATaagtgtcatttttattttcctggggAGTGCTCTGAATCTGTACATTGCTTTTAGTAGAATggacatttttacaatattaattttgcctaacCAAGAACATGAGTCATCCTGGAATTTTCTATgaatttcttcaaattctttttctggtGTTCACTGAATTTCATTGTACAGCTCTTCTATCTACTTGTTTAGAtaattttcaagtatttaaattttgaggtCATTGAGAATTAAaggttttccaaatttctttgcCTGCTGAATTACTGTGGCAGTATAAGACATCTAATAGTTtctatatgttgattttgtatgaTTTTCTTTGCTAAACTCATTTAAGAATTCTACAAGAATTCAGAAGGTTTTCTTGCATCTTGTAAATATGATAATACCATCACTAATCAGaggtatttggatttcttttttatttatactcttttattatttttcttgcctaatcaCAATGGCTCATGTTTCAAGGATTATATCTAATAGGATTAGTAAAAGTAAACACTCTTTTGTGGTTTCCAAATTAAACGGAAATTCTTACAGATTTGTTTCTCCATTAAGTATGATATTTACCTTTGGTTTGTAATAAATGCCATTTATGTCATTGACGTAAGTTACTTCAATTAGTAGTGAGACTCTAGCACATTAatgagactctctctcaaaattaaatataaaaagtgctaataatgtggctcagtagttaaactCTTCTTGTTTTGATCCCTGGGAACacaaaaaattcataataataaaaacattgtgaAAACCTGTGTCCATccaaaacatataaaaacatgtaGCCTAATATTACTCAAGTGAAACCAGCCACACATTGAAAGGTTAACTCCTTCTGGCCCAGTGAGTTACCCAAGAGTTACAAGATGATGTAGCTCTATGATAATCAATCAATGTAATGAAGCCCTTTATTAGAGAGAAGGTGGAGTTTCTGACATGGGCTGAATTGAATTCTTTGCTGGCCAATTCCTATGTTGAATTCTGTCCCCCAGGACCAGTGTCCCCAATGGATAACTTAGCCATAATGAGGCACTTGGGGTATGTACTAATTCAGGATGGATCATGTCCATATAAAAGTGGAAAATATGAACTTCCAAGAAGCAGCATGGATGGTGGAGGAGAGAGAACCATGTGAGCCCAGGACAAGATGGCGGCCATGTGCCAACCAACGAGGGAGCTTCAGTGGAGCCAGGGCTGCCCACTCACTGGAACGGTCACAGATGGACAGCTTTCCATCATCTATGATCCATGAAAAGATCACTGACTCACCCCATTATGTTTTCATGGCATTCATAGAACTTGTGGATACCCACATGAAGTTCAGCAAGTTTCTTTTTGGTGACtgagagtttttaaattaaaatgctcaTGTCCTTCAAACCCTTCATCTTTACCTACTGTGAGGACTGTGTGGGATGAGTTAGTGGCTGGGGCTGCCATGACACAGCCCCACTCTTCTGCCTTATAGGGCAGGGTGTGTCTTCCCACAGCCCTGAGGGCTGACCTCTAAGTGGGCACCTCTGGGACCCATGACCTTCACCTCTGGGCAGGAAGCAATCCTCTGCCTGCTCTCAGCCCTCTGCCCCCAAAGTCTTCTAGGGTTCACATTTCCTGTGGCTTCCCCCCTCCCCACGTCGATGTGCTGTCCTGGGGACTGATTCAGTTAACCCTATCCATGGAGCCCTTAAGATTTCAAATTCCTgaattgtttatttactttttatcaaCTTAGGGAAGTTTTttgggattttgttgttgttgttgtttccaacAGGGACCCacattttgaagaataattttgctatataaagtattttctatttcttcacttgACTATGTTATACTATTGATTTATCATctctggactctctctctctctctctctctctctctctctctctatatatatatatatatatatatatatatatatatattacatacttttatatttatattttttcattttcatatgtgaatatttatacatgtaaaaataaacaaatatatacatatatgtatgtatatatattctgggtttttttttttcaggaatgggGATTGAGCAAAAGATTTTCCTACAACTGAGATACACCaccatatattttatcttttattttttttaaatttggagacagggtcttgctaacttccTGAGACTAGcattgaacttatgatccttctgcctcagtctcttgagtaccTGGCATTACAGTCCTGGATCATCTCACCACTGGGTTTGATACATTGGAGGATGTAAAAGGAAttgatcattttatatttgtgtggtcATCTTTCTGCTGTTTCCAAGACTATTCTGACACTTTACATTTTTGCACATTTGAACATAGTGTACCCCCACAGGGTCATCGGGAATTCTCCTACatggagttctttttttttttttaagagagagagagagaattttaatatttattttttagttatccacgaacagaacatctttgtttgtatgtggtgctgaggatcgaacctgggccgcacgcatgccaggcgagtgcgctaccacttgagccacatccccagcccctacatggagttcttgaaatacttgacatgtagaaatttttttttctataatttttggtCTGAACTAATTCAGCAGGACTGGTGTTCTCTTTAATAAGTAGCCAGtgaagttcattcctttttaaaattttcttgtaaaatgtgttatttttttaattactatggTTTCAATTGTGTGTTCCTGAGAATGCAGAGGATAGACGTCAATCCTTGTTGTTCGGTTCCTTTAAACACCTGAATAAAACCACCCACAGACTGTGCCCATGGATCCTGAGGTCTGCTGAACATGCATTCAGAGCCCTGAGGCTTCATATCTAGCTGGGGGTGATTCCTACCCTGGTCTGTGATTCCTGGATTCACAGCCCCTGATCTTGCCCGAGGTTTCCAAGTCCCCAGGCACCTGTCTGCACACGTGTCACCTGCCTGGAACTGTCTCAGCTGACTGTCCTCCTGTAGATTTGGCAGCAcccacctcccttctcctccaaggcATCTGTCTTAGGAAGGGGCATGTCCTAAAGGGAGACTTTCCTCAAATGGACATGTTCTTTTTCTGCTCATTAGCATTTTATTTACCTGCTAGGGAACAATGACATATGCTAGCACCTTCTGATGGTTGTTCTTTGATCATAATGAGACATTCTGCAGTCCTTGGACTCTGTGAATGATGTGTCCAAGTCTGCAAATGGAGACTCCTTGGTGATCTCCTTGTGCCCTGGCCCCATGTCAGATGTCACCTGTCTCTCCCACATCGATGACTAAGAACCACAGTCCTGAGAAATATAGGAAATATTGCTCTAGGGACAGGCAGGACTCTCTCTCAATCTTAGTGTTCAGGACATTTCTCATTCTCAGCCAAGACACCCTCGGGCACCACCCTGCAGCTCAAACCTTCAATATCTGATTATTGTCTGAGACTAGGAAGATTCTGACTAAAGGGGCTCCTACTGTCTTCCATGTCAGCTAGACATTTGCATTACACACTCTCAGTCTCTACCatgacttttctttctctttttttgtttagcAGTCTGGACATGAAGCCTGGCCAATTATGTgatatctgattaaaaaaaattcactgcaTCAGTAAATTCACTCAGTTGTCTTACTGTGGTGATGCGATGCCTTACTAGAACaatttttagaggaggaaaagattatctGGGCTCAGGGTTTCATAAGTTCAAACTGTGGTTGGCCaattccatggctctgggccaaggagaggcagaacaaaatggcaaagggcctggaggaggagagcagctcaggacagggcaccagggagcagagagatctctgctcatcagggacaaaatataaaccccaaagccacaacCCAGGgaccacctccttcagccatactTGAGCATTACCTGCCTAGAGTCAGCACCCAGTAAGTCCCTTCTGGtgcattcatccatttattagGTTACAACATTCACATCTTATTATCTCATCTCTGA is drawn from Ictidomys tridecemlineatus isolate mIctTri1 chromosome Y, mIctTri1.hap1, whole genome shotgun sequence and contains these coding sequences:
- the LOC101956688 gene encoding lipocalin Cav p 2.0101-like, giving the protein MKTFLLALGFALICASSAFDPAKITGEWRTILKGADDVEKISEYADMRIRLRHLECIDDCEKLAITFYVKPNGECQKVSGVATKGPHNVYEAEYAGQNFFRIEYFFNDIIIFYTIHVDGNGKVTHMTNISAKEDRLSEEQKKKFEELTVASKIPKKNIRNIIETDDCPAA